A stretch of the Malus domestica chromosome 08, GDT2T_hap1 genome encodes the following:
- the LOC103420982 gene encoding uncharacterized protein, with protein sequence MEIAACFSSSAGFAAKFGCLYDHIPHHAHTQINGYGSFLGFRGTSRSSRAVVAGGSASASAKKLAVNGYAGSSSSTSRLTYTWTDSCLVIPPPAGKKPRAIIKFLGGAFIGAVPELTYSYLTELLAKDGFLVISVPYNVTFDHVQAARQVYERFNGCLDNISASGLPNSNLSAAQLAQLPVFSVGHSNGALLQVLAGSYFSDKIPKANAIIAYNNRPATEAVPYFEQLGPLVNQMVPIIEASPVSSVARTASGDAWKALIDAAGAMLPDNQETLSSVTKFVDQLPSVLNEVAQGISEFKPTPSENRDFCKSSYNVKHTLLVKFNFDAIDETDTLEETLKPRVESIGGTLEKVEISGNHITPCVQEPKWQAGYVYTPADAIAQSLKTLSLNDVRVLSRTISDWFGGFED encoded by the exons ATGGAAATCGCCGCCTGTTTCTCCTCCTCCGCCGGCTTTGCCGCCAAATTTGGATGCCTGTACGATCACATCCCACATCACGCCCATACCCAAATCAACGGCTATGGTTCCTTCTTGGGTTTTCGCGGGACTAGCAGAAGCAGCAGAGCAGTGGTCGCAGGCGGCTCAGCCTCGGCCTCCGCCAAGAAGCTGGCCGTCAACGGATACGCCGGTTCCAGTTCCAGCACTAGCAGATTAACCTACACTTGGACCGATTCCTGTCTGGTGATTCCTCCGCCCGCCGGCAAGAAGCCACGCGCCATCATCAAGTTCTTGGGTGGCGCCTTCATCGGAGCTGTTCCGGAACTTACTTACAG CTACTTAACTGAGCTATTGGCAAAGGATGGGTTTCTGGTTATATCAGTGCCGTATAATGTGACGTTTGATCATGTCCAAGCTGCCCGGCAAGTGTATGAGAGGTTCAATGGCTGCTTGGACAACATCTCAGCTTCTGGATTGCCCAATTCCAATCTATCAGCTGCCCAACTTGCTCAACTGCCCGTGTTTTCGGTTGGCCATAG CAATGGTGCCCTTCTTCAAGTACTTGCCGGGAGCTATTTCTCTGATAAAATCCCTAAG GCCAATGCTATAATAGCATACAACAATAGACCGGCAACAGAGGCCGTGCCTTACTTTGAGCAG ttaGGTCCTTTAGTTAATCAAATGGTGCCTATTATAGAAGCATCTCCAGTTTCTTCAGTGGCAAGGACTGCCTCAG GAGATGCATGGAAGGCACTGATTGATGCAGCTGGAGCAATGCTACCAGACAACCAGGAAACTCTAAGTTCGGTGACTAAATTTGTTGATCAATTGCCCTCAGTGCTAAATGAG GTAGCACAAGGGATATCAGAGTTTAAGCCAACACCCTCTGAAAACCGTGATTTTTGTAAGAGCTCGTACAATGTCAAACACACGCTACTG GTGAAGTTCAATTTCGACGCAATTGATGAGACAGATACTCTTGAAGAGACGTTAAAGCCTCGCGTGGAATCTATTGGCGGAACACTAGAAAAGGTCGAAATAAGTGGAAACCATATTACTCCATGCGTACAG GAACCTAAGTGGCAAGCAGGTTACGTTTACACTCCAGCAGATGCTATTGCTCAGAGTCTTAAGACACTTTCGCTAAATGACGTTAGAGTCCTTTCAAGAACTATAAGCGACTGGTTCGGAGGCTTTGAAGATTGA
- the LOC103428678 gene encoding putative disease resistance protein RGA3 isoform X4, with amino-acid sequence MADGIISMLLDRLASTVYEYVDGEVKLVLDAKKDVEEFAGNLIAIQAVLEDAEQRQVKDASVRIWLDRLKDISFQMVDVLDEWNTDMLRQQVEKQEREGENAHVPEKKKNKVTLSVSPSCYCFRKAKEVIFSQKHCK; translated from the coding sequence ATGGCTGACGGGATCATTTCCATGCTATTGGATCGGCTGGCTTCAACAGTTTACGAGTACGTTGACGGAGAGGTGAAACTTGTTTTGGACGCCAAGAAAGATGTTGAAGAATTTGCTGGCAATCTCATAGCTATTCAAGCTGTTCTCGAAGATGCGGAGCAAAGGCAAGTCAAGGACGCCAGCGTGAGGATCTGGTTGGATCGGCTCAAAGACATATCCTTCCAGATGGTGGACGTGCTGGACGAGTGGAACACTGACATGCTGAGACAACAGGTTGAGAAGCAAGAACGAGAAGGTGAAAATGCTCATGTTcctgagaagaagaagaataaggtaACTCTTTCTGTCTCCCCTAGCTGCTATTGTTTTCGCAAAGCCAAAGAGGTGATTTTTTCGCAGAAACATTGCAAGTAA